One stretch of Hydrogenovibrio kuenenii DSM 12350 DNA includes these proteins:
- a CDS encoding c-type cytochrome, with translation MQLRPFLLAAVVCCSPLLLSACGQSSESASSSKAPETKLSSQADQNLMPPTENQTSTVDVKTKNLVADQPKKPEGDEASTEVEKAEPEKTAIENEPKLPAKTGQELYATCSACHGDHGQGGVGPKLQGQSKETIIKKLIDFKAGKQAGPMSAMMIPNAQQLSDEDIKVVAAYIASF, from the coding sequence ATGCAATTGAGACCTTTTTTGTTAGCGGCAGTTGTGTGTTGTTCACCCTTATTGTTAAGTGCTTGTGGTCAATCTTCTGAATCGGCCTCTTCATCAAAAGCACCAGAAACAAAGCTATCTAGTCAGGCTGATCAAAACCTGATGCCACCGACTGAAAACCAAACATCTACCGTAGATGTTAAAACCAAGAATTTAGTAGCGGATCAGCCTAAAAAGCCTGAAGGTGACGAAGCCTCGACAGAAGTTGAAAAGGCAGAACCTGAAAAAACAGCCATTGAAAATGAACCTAAACTGCCCGCAAAAACTGGGCAAGAACTCTATGCTACTTGCTCTGCATGTCATGGCGATCATGGACAAGGTGGTGTAGGGCCGAAGTTGCAAGGGCAGAGCAAAGAAACGATTATTAAAAAGTTAATAGATTTTAAAGCAGGTAAACAAGCTGGGCCAATGAGCGCAATGATGATACCGAATGCGCAGCAATTGAGTGATGAAGATATTAAGGTTGTAGCTGCATATATTGCTTCTTTCTAA
- a CDS encoding HDOD domain-containing protein gives MLPLKHRIEHAQTLFDMNKISAIPKEILKLNSLLSQLEMPETSEVVKLISQNMNLTAELIKTANYPVFSKNRATNVSSIRDAVDVIGLKSLKSLVMGIYYSMEYLGRARAEINQLSLNTAAMCSFLSPNVMNVNPDQAYLAGLFYNSGAILMATKFKDYDDAFMETLSSPFHNKLIENKRYTVCRHVAGLLLVKKWQLGKFMGHVIYQSHKKQLSDIEDDQIRALVALIQLSEACIIQHEMADYYSEEVEMMRQNANKELMIEEQEISETIAFLFPQPSGG, from the coding sequence ATGCTCCCCCTTAAACACCGAATTGAACACGCTCAAACACTTTTCGACATGAATAAGATTTCTGCTATTCCTAAAGAAATCCTTAAGTTGAATAGCCTTCTTTCCCAACTTGAAATGCCTGAAACTAGTGAAGTCGTTAAACTCATTTCACAAAATATGAATTTAACCGCAGAACTTATTAAAACGGCGAACTACCCCGTCTTCTCAAAAAACAGAGCTACAAATGTCTCAAGCATACGTGATGCCGTTGATGTTATTGGCCTAAAAAGTCTCAAGTCACTGGTTATGGGAATCTATTACAGCATGGAATATTTGGGGAGAGCCAGAGCTGAAATCAACCAATTAAGTTTAAATACAGCGGCCATGTGCAGTTTTTTGAGCCCCAATGTTATGAATGTAAACCCAGATCAAGCTTATCTAGCAGGCTTATTTTATAACTCTGGAGCCATTTTAATGGCAACCAAATTTAAAGACTATGATGATGCCTTTATGGAAACCCTTTCCTCTCCTTTTCACAATAAACTCATCGAAAACAAACGCTATACAGTTTGTCGCCATGTTGCAGGATTGCTATTAGTCAAAAAATGGCAGTTAGGAAAGTTTATGGGGCACGTCATCTACCAATCACATAAAAAACAGTTAAGCGATATTGAGGATGACCAAATACGTGCTCTGGTTGCGTTAATTCAATTAAGTGAAGCTTGTATTATTCAGCACGAAATGGCAGATTATTACTCAGAAGAAGTCGAAATGATGCGGCAGAATGCCAATAAAGAATTAATGATTGAGGAACAAGAAATTAGCGAAACCATCGCATTTCTTTTTCCTCAACCTAGTGGAGGCTAA
- a CDS encoding 1-aminocyclopropane-1-carboxylate deaminase/D-cysteine desulfhydrase has translation MHHQTLLSQLEHPLFTEKKIDVWIKRDDLNHPAIQGNKWHKLKLNLEAAKRKNRTTLVTFGGAYSNHLAATAAAGKAYGFETNGYVRGDELENHSENWSSTLIDAQQNGMQLHFLSREAYRQKHSSEFLTSLTSLHPNAYILPEGGTNELAIKGFAELCNDLENQCPNWTHLLTAVGTGGTLTGFISNTDFQQNREILGISTLKNAEYLKEDIETWLCSSNTSQRYNSWQLLQNYHGGGYAKSTAEMRTTQAWFEKKFDLLLDPIYTQKMIYAFLSELKQDRFPPGSNVILYHSGGLQGR, from the coding sequence ATGCATCATCAAACCCTTTTATCGCAACTTGAGCACCCTCTGTTTACAGAGAAGAAAATTGACGTTTGGATAAAGCGCGACGATCTCAATCATCCAGCGATACAAGGCAACAAGTGGCATAAGCTCAAACTTAATCTAGAAGCTGCTAAACGAAAGAACAGAACCACTCTCGTAACTTTCGGTGGCGCCTACTCTAATCATCTTGCTGCTACTGCGGCCGCAGGCAAGGCTTACGGATTTGAAACGAATGGTTACGTGAGAGGCGACGAATTAGAAAACCATTCTGAAAACTGGAGCTCGACATTAATTGATGCTCAGCAAAACGGAATGCAATTACATTTTTTATCACGTGAAGCTTACCGCCAAAAACACAGCTCTGAATTTTTAACTTCATTAACAAGTCTGCACCCTAATGCTTATATTTTGCCAGAAGGTGGCACTAATGAATTAGCCATAAAAGGGTTCGCTGAATTATGTAATGACTTAGAAAATCAATGCCCTAACTGGACACATTTATTAACAGCCGTTGGCACTGGTGGCACCCTAACAGGTTTTATTAGCAATACAGATTTTCAACAAAATCGAGAAATTTTAGGCATTTCAACTTTAAAAAATGCTGAGTACCTGAAAGAGGATATTGAGACTTGGTTGTGCAGTTCAAACACTTCTCAACGCTATAACTCATGGCAACTTCTCCAAAACTATCACGGGGGCGGCTATGCAAAATCCACAGCAGAAATGAGAACAACACAAGCGTGGTTTGAAAAAAAATTTGATCTTTTACTTGATCCTATTTATACACAAAAAATGATTTATGCATTTCTTTCAGAACTAAAACAGGATCGCTTCCCCCCAGGATCAAACGTTATCCTCTACCACTCTGGTGGTCTACAGGGCCGATAA
- a CDS encoding ammonium transporter, with product MEHLTTSLDVLFILLGAILVLFMHAGFAFLEVGTVQHKNQVNALVKIMSDLGVSTVAYFFVGYGIAYGVFLGFNFDGSLTKAMTEKSGYELVKFFFLMTFAAAIPAIVSGGIAERAKFYPILLSTFFIVAFIYPFFEGIAWNDNFGIQDWLKSSFGATFHDFAGSIVVHAVGGWIALTAILVLGARHGRYGRDGNIKQVYPPSSIPFLALGSWILTVGWFGFNVMSAQQIEGVQGLVAMNSLMAMVGGILAATFMSDKDPGFVHNGPLAGLVAICAGSDVVSPLGALVIGLIAGALFVKAFVWTQKTLKIDDVLGVWPLHGLCGVWGAIAAGIFGSSALGGLGGVSFMSQLIGTLIGLAVALVGGYIVYKLIDMFFGIRMDDEEQHLGADLSIHKIHANPPREEY from the coding sequence GTGGAACATTTAACTACAAGTTTAGATGTCTTATTCATTCTTTTAGGGGCTATTTTAGTCTTGTTCATGCATGCCGGTTTTGCTTTTTTAGAAGTAGGAACGGTGCAACATAAAAACCAAGTCAATGCTTTGGTTAAGATCATGTCTGATTTGGGCGTATCGACGGTTGCATACTTCTTTGTCGGCTATGGTATTGCTTACGGCGTGTTTCTAGGGTTTAACTTTGATGGCTCATTGACTAAAGCCATGACCGAAAAATCTGGATATGAGTTGGTTAAATTCTTTTTCTTGATGACGTTTGCAGCAGCTATTCCTGCGATTGTTTCCGGTGGTATTGCTGAGCGTGCGAAGTTTTATCCAATTTTGTTATCCACTTTCTTTATTGTTGCTTTTATTTACCCATTTTTTGAAGGTATTGCTTGGAATGATAACTTTGGTATTCAAGACTGGTTGAAGTCTAGCTTTGGCGCAACTTTTCATGATTTTGCAGGGTCGATTGTAGTTCATGCCGTAGGGGGATGGATTGCATTGACAGCGATTTTGGTACTAGGTGCTCGACATGGTCGTTATGGTCGAGATGGTAATATCAAACAAGTATACCCACCATCAAGCATTCCTTTTCTAGCTTTAGGTTCTTGGATACTAACCGTTGGCTGGTTTGGTTTTAACGTGATGTCTGCTCAGCAAATCGAAGGGGTTCAGGGGTTGGTTGCCATGAACTCTTTGATGGCGATGGTCGGTGGAATTTTGGCAGCAACCTTTATGAGTGATAAAGATCCTGGTTTTGTGCATAACGGTCCATTGGCTGGTTTGGTCGCAATTTGTGCCGGTTCAGACGTCGTGAGCCCATTGGGTGCATTGGTGATAGGATTGATAGCGGGTGCGTTGTTTGTTAAAGCCTTTGTTTGGACACAAAAAACATTAAAAATAGACGATGTACTTGGTGTTTGGCCTTTGCATGGTTTGTGTGGTGTTTGGGGCGCAATTGCAGCGGGTATTTTTGGGTCTTCCGCGTTAGGTGGATTGGGCGGCGTATCCTTTATGTCTCAGTTGATCGGAACTTTGATTGGTTTAGCAGTGGCTTTAGTTGGCGGTTATATCGTTTATAAATTGATTGATATGTTCTTTGGTATCCGTATGGACGATGAAGAGCAACATTTAGGTGCGGATTTGAGTATTCATAAAATTCATGCAAACCCACCTAGAGAAGAGTATTAA
- a CDS encoding AAA family ATPase — protein sequence MRKLSADQLYRYTHINPNKFEEQETTVNAFMKRFHPRAYQSLNFGLHLKRNQNHIFIMGEPGVGRIGMTKSVLRDAATRRDIPSDVVLVSDFSEANKTRYLYFKAGHGHAFKQAMEELITQLKTQLPVVFDGHVYQLKNQQLENDLAQKQEEALTPAFDLAESLSIEIQQNENNFVLLAVVDGERLRMSELKHLEEPLQKHFLDALDQVEEELNKGLTRFPFLQHEYMDAGKKLNTRFANEHLSPLIDSLKMEFGETDSIKQYLESLKDAVISKLHLFWDQSADSVTTNTQSSMEELLAEQHGFSIFEVNLLVDHSGLKHAPVIYEQNATMPKLFGYTINSASANATDTLTLAMNHQAGLLQKANGGFLMLNVESLLKEPEIWSNLKAALLSKRLTFEIPSASSVVPYHLPDYPLNVTLVLLGRAVHFYALQEIDGQFSRLFKVQVEFESELERTEEHELVLAKQLENEIREWDDLPVSVSAYERLIEYASRLAESESRLYTNKAILRDVLAEANAYARANDESEITRKTIEATILQRDFHTGLMEDYFHRAIIEEQVLISVTDTHIGQVNGLTVLTVGRQSFGQPVRITAQASSGDEGVVDIEREIEMAGPIHSKGMLILSGYLRGRYMRFKAWGFSASIVMEQTYDGVEGDSASSAELLALISSISQVPLRQDLAVTGSVNQFGEIQPIGGVNEKIEGFFKVCKARGLTGTQGAVIPEANTKHLMLNAEVREAVESGQFHIYAMSHIDDALGLFSNMAVGKENEEGEFPEGSVNDKVVKALVKMNAKDEEEHSH from the coding sequence ATGCGCAAACTTTCTGCTGACCAACTCTACCGTTACACTCATATCAACCCGAATAAATTTGAAGAGCAAGAGACGACTGTTAATGCTTTTATGAAGCGTTTTCATCCGAGAGCTTATCAATCGCTGAATTTTGGCTTACACCTGAAGCGTAACCAAAATCATATCTTTATTATGGGAGAGCCGGGCGTAGGTCGTATCGGTATGACCAAGTCAGTGTTACGAGACGCCGCGACGCGAAGAGATATTCCTAGTGATGTCGTATTGGTTTCAGATTTTAGTGAAGCCAATAAGACGCGATATTTATATTTTAAAGCAGGTCATGGTCATGCATTTAAGCAAGCAATGGAAGAGCTTATTACGCAGCTTAAAACGCAATTGCCAGTGGTATTTGATGGCCATGTCTATCAGTTGAAGAATCAGCAGCTTGAGAATGATTTGGCGCAAAAGCAAGAAGAAGCTTTAACACCAGCATTTGATTTGGCTGAGTCTTTAAGCATCGAAATTCAACAGAATGAAAATAATTTCGTGCTGCTTGCGGTGGTTGATGGTGAGCGTCTGCGTATGTCGGAGCTAAAACATCTTGAAGAACCTTTGCAAAAGCATTTTTTGGATGCTTTGGATCAGGTTGAAGAAGAACTCAATAAAGGCTTAACTCGTTTTCCATTTTTGCAGCATGAATACATGGACGCGGGTAAAAAACTTAATACGCGTTTTGCTAATGAACATTTATCACCATTGATTGATTCTTTGAAAATGGAGTTTGGTGAAACGGACTCTATTAAGCAGTATTTAGAATCTTTGAAAGATGCTGTTATTTCCAAGTTACACCTATTCTGGGATCAGTCTGCAGACAGTGTTACAACAAACACACAAAGCTCGATGGAAGAGCTACTTGCCGAACAGCATGGTTTTTCTATCTTTGAAGTCAATCTACTGGTCGATCATTCTGGATTGAAGCATGCCCCGGTTATCTATGAGCAAAATGCGACTATGCCGAAACTGTTTGGCTATACCATCAATTCTGCCAGCGCAAATGCGACGGATACCTTGACCTTGGCGATGAACCATCAAGCTGGTTTGCTGCAAAAAGCCAATGGTGGTTTCTTGATGTTGAACGTGGAGTCATTATTAAAAGAACCAGAAATTTGGTCGAACCTAAAAGCTGCTTTATTGAGTAAACGCCTGACTTTTGAAATTCCTTCAGCAAGTAGCGTGGTGCCTTATCATTTGCCGGACTATCCACTAAACGTTACCTTGGTATTGTTAGGACGTGCTGTTCATTTTTATGCTTTGCAAGAAATTGATGGTCAGTTCAGTCGTTTGTTTAAAGTACAGGTAGAGTTCGAAAGTGAACTGGAACGTACTGAAGAGCACGAGTTGGTTTTGGCTAAGCAGTTGGAAAATGAAATTCGTGAATGGGATGACCTACCTGTTTCCGTATCTGCTTATGAACGCCTAATTGAATATGCATCACGTTTGGCGGAGTCTGAGAGTCGTCTTTATACCAATAAAGCGATTTTGCGTGATGTGCTGGCAGAGGCTAATGCTTATGCCAGAGCCAATGACGAAAGCGAGATTACGCGTAAAACGATTGAGGCAACAATCCTACAGCGAGATTTTCATACCGGATTAATGGAAGACTATTTCCATAGAGCGATTATTGAAGAACAGGTTTTGATTTCGGTTACCGATACGCATATTGGTCAGGTCAATGGTTTGACTGTGTTGACAGTGGGGCGTCAGTCTTTCGGTCAGCCGGTTAGAATTACAGCACAGGCTTCTTCTGGTGATGAAGGTGTAGTGGATATTGAGCGCGAAATTGAGATGGCAGGCCCAATTCACTCCAAAGGGATGTTGATTTTGTCTGGCTACTTGCGCGGTCGATACATGAGGTTCAAGGCATGGGGCTTTAGTGCTTCTATTGTTATGGAGCAGACTTATGATGGTGTTGAGGGGGACAGTGCTTCTTCTGCAGAGTTACTGGCATTGATTTCTTCAATTTCACAAGTACCTTTGCGCCAAGATTTAGCCGTGACAGGATCGGTAAATCAGTTTGGTGAAATTCAACCAATTGGCGGAGTAAACGAGAAAATTGAAGGCTTTTTCAAGGTATGTAAAGCAAGAGGATTAACCGGGACACAAGGCGCGGTTATTCCAGAAGCAAATACCAAGCATTTAATGCTGAATGCAGAAGTCCGCGAGGCGGTAGAGTCGGGGCAATTCCATATTTATGCAATGAGTCACATTGATGATGCATTGGGCTTATTTAGCAATATGGCGGTTGGCAAAGAAAATGAAGAGGGTGAGTTTCCTGAAGGAAGCGTAAATGATAAAGTCGTTAAAGCCTTAGTCAAAATGAATGCCAAAGATGAAGAAGAACATTCGCATTGA
- a CDS encoding DUF2062 domain-containing protein, translated as MPRKLIKKYAPNPEKIREIKGIGFLAKWIADPNLWHVHRHNTAKAFASGLFWMSIPIPSQMLTSAITAIIFRANLPISVALVWISNPITMPPIFYFNYLVGSWLLGDKAQSSKHFHLSFDSLLNTLDQIWLPLYLGSAVVGIVLAVISYFGIHIFWRWHVAHSWKKRQQKRSTEK; from the coding sequence ATGCCGAGAAAACTCATCAAAAAATACGCACCTAATCCTGAAAAAATACGAGAAATAAAAGGAATTGGTTTTCTAGCCAAATGGATTGCAGATCCAAACCTATGGCATGTTCATCGACATAATACGGCAAAAGCTTTTGCAAGTGGCTTGTTTTGGATGTCGATTCCTATTCCTTCACAAATGTTAACTTCGGCAATTACCGCAATTATTTTTCGCGCCAACTTGCCTATTAGCGTGGCCTTAGTATGGATTAGCAATCCAATAACCATGCCTCCAATCTTTTATTTCAACTATTTAGTCGGCTCTTGGCTTTTAGGCGATAAAGCTCAATCTTCTAAACATTTTCATTTGTCTTTTGACAGTCTGTTAAATACATTAGATCAGATCTGGTTACCACTCTACTTAGGTAGCGCGGTTGTGGGAATTGTATTAGCAGTTATCAGCTACTTTGGTATTCATATTTTTTGGCGCTGGCATGTCGCGCATTCTTGGAAAAAACGCCAACAAAAACGTTCCACTGAAAAGTAG